Sequence from the Torulaspora globosa chromosome 4, complete sequence genome:
CTGAAGAGAATTTACTGACGcaacttcgaaaagtttCTGTATCAGCGATTCTTCGCTCCCGACGTTGGTATCTGCAACCAGTTTGCGTAACGTCTGAGCTGCAAGATCGACTTTCTGCCACCTTGGTCCGTCGCCATGCtcattcttgaacttgtcgTTGGACACCACCATGTACTCATCGTCATTTTCTCGAAGCACTTGGAAAGTGTCTCCCAGTGAATCGATAATTACGTATTCGCCCTTAGTGCAATCTCCATagaaaaaattgaagtcGCCAGTATCCTTTAAACTGGGCAACTGCTGGCAATATTTCTCGTATGAATTCCACTCATCGAAGCTGGATTCTGAAGCCGAAAGAAATGTCGTTGGAATTTTGCCTCTGGATCTCATGCAGAGAGCTGGCCTCGCCTTACTTGGATCACTCAATCTCAAATTCAAAATCGTGGCAATTCTGCCATTTCTATTCACACCAATCCATGTACCAAAATCTTTCTGTGACAGCGGCCTCAGAGCCACATCACAAGGGGATAGAACGTAGTTATCACGTCGCcaagcagcagctcctgcCTTTCTAGCGAAGAATTCGTCCCTATTTGAAAGCAACACTAAGTCATAGTTTGGATGGGCTCTAGTGGCCATTAAAATGCACATCTGGCTGATATTTGTTTTATTTTATTGTCTATTATTAGGGATTATCAAGTGATATACGCTATAGCCCGAACTTAAACACTGACGCTTATATTCAAATACATTATAATGGGTTTAGAGAAACGTAAAGGAGCTCCTATCTTGTTAACATCTTGGCATAACAGTGGCTCTTGATGAATTAATCGAACAGCCGATGCAAGAATCCTTTAAGTCCCTTCTCGTGCTTGTGCTTTTGATACTTCTGAATGGCTTGcttattcttctcaattGCTTGCTGCAAATTATGTGCATTAAGGTAAGCTTGCCCTTGCGATTTTCCATCGCCGCCAACTTGATTTTCCTCGTAATCAGAGGTCTTCCTTCCGCTGCTCttttttgaaagctttcCGCTGCTCCCTACGGAAGCCCTGGTATCGTTTCTGCTCAGTTCGGTCAAAGTCTTTAGCTTCACCAGGCCAGTCTGGGTTTCTATTCTGTACTCCTCAGGGAACTGTGTCGCTGCTGCGCCAGCCGATATAGGGTCATTGATGTCGGGAATAGCTTTGGACTTCAGATTCAACCCTTCCTTTTTCAATGAATCCGCTGTCTCTGCCCTGCCCTGTAATGCATTGTGGGTTACAACCTTCTCAATAGCGTTGGACGCCCTACGGCCCAAAGTTGTGGCACCTTCACTAGCTAAGGACTTATGCTCAAATGATTGGACATCCTGGCCGGTAAAGGCTTCCGGCTGATAGGAATCCACAGACGAAATTGACGATATATCATCGAAACTATTGCTAGTTCCGCCGCTCCTGGTAGATCTCGTGTCCCTCATCGGATCTTTTCCCAAACCCTTCAGATCTTGCTAAGTTCAGATGGTTGTAATTTGTCGAACAGCAGGTTGCATACAAGATGTTTTAAAGATCCTAACGATCTGTAAATGAAATCCTTGCGTTCACAACCCCTGGCCTTTGAGTGGCATGCTCCGGCCGCATTGCGCGCGGGCATTAATTATATAAATTTTCTTGGCATATTGGCATGGCAACGGCCCATCGAGGTTCGTTGATACTCTTGCTTAGCAAATGGTCCGTAGGTTGTACGACACCAAGGATTAGATCAATTATGCAGAAAAGCGTGGAATTTCAAAGTTGTTGTGAATGTTGACTATAAATTACACATATGCCTTGCGCAACCGGTACAAGAGCCTAGGCACTGATTAGAGTGTATCCTAGTACATGTCTGTATCTTTGCTCCTTGATGACAGAGATCAAAAGGATCAATTCAGTGTATAAGTCAGGATTCTCTTGCTTCAACTTTGCCAGAGCGTTGGAATCGATGATCCAGACCGTTACCTCGGTTTCGGTTTTGATAGTGAcatctccttcaagagaGCGTCCGACACCAGGCGTTAGGATTTTACCGTAGCATGTCCTATTTGACAGGGACTCATATACCATACCTTGGGGCAAATCATAGacgatcttcaagattccGGTTTCTATCACAAAGAAGATGTTATTATTATGCAGTAATATGGACTGTGAAGCaagtcttcttcttgcGAAATACGGGCATAGTCTTGCCCACTGTTGTGTTTCTTTAGTCCTCGTACTAGTATTCTCAGAGATGACAGTTGGTCTGTATAGCTTCAACgagaacagcagcagaggTAGAACTGCTGGTAGTTCGTTGAACTGAGTTTTTAAACTGTCGACGGTCTTTTGCTCGTTTCTAAAAACCTTTTGAGCTACGGACAGCATTTGGCCATTCCGTGGTGTTGCAAGCAATGGCGACATCAAATTGTTGTAATTGGCATTACCGAGTGTTCCGGACTCTTTCAATTCCTTCCCTCGGTCTGCTGCTGTTACAACTGCCGGCGAAACAGCTCTCTTGTCAAGaaggcttcttcttgcctTTTCACGGAGTTCTTTGTACTGAAAGAGAAGTTCGTTCTCACACCATTCTAGCGCGCTGTTCAAATCACCAAACAGTTCGAcatcatccagcagccCTACTTTACTGAAAGCACTGTAGATGTGATCTCTTTCTTTAATTGAGGATATTATCAGTTGAATGCGTTTAGATTGGGTGAAACGCTTGATCCGGTTAAACCCTTCAGCGGCTGAATAATCGATGTTATCAGCATTTATGTTTTTAAAATCCAGAATCAAATACTTAATTCTGAGTATTCTTGCATCCTTTCCGTCACCCATCTCCAGAAGCTTATTAATCTTCTCCTCAATGGAAATAATAGTTCCAAAAAAGAGAACATTTTGTAGTTTCAATACATAAATCTGTTCACCAATGCCATTCAAAAATTTATTTTGGACATAATCACGATAAACAGTGCTCTTTGCAACTTTTCCATCATATTCACCGTTGATAGTTTGCAGCTTAGTACTGTCAACCAGAAATGAAAAGCAAGCTATTAGTATTCCCACTATAACACCAAGCACAAAATCAAAGATCCCCATTGTCATTACGATAATGAAAATTGTAATGTATTCGAAATTGGTGACTTTACCCCAAGTTTCCACCAATGCTTCAAATAGTAGCTCATAGCcaagcaagaaga
This genomic interval carries:
- a CDS encoding uncharacterized protein (ancestral locus Anc_3.487); the encoded protein is MCILMATRAHPNYDLVLLSNRDEFFARKAGAAAWRRDNYVLSPCDVALRPLSQKDFGTWIGVNRNGRIATILNLRLSDPSKARPALCMRSRGKIPTTFLSASESSFDEWNSYEKYCQQLPSLKDTGDFNFFYGDCTKGEYVIIDSLGDTFQVLRENDDEYMVVSNDKFKNEHGDGPRWQKVDLAAQTLRKLVADTNVGSEESLIQKLFEVASVNSLQREDYEIRHEKAAELAMRTVFVPPLKVSANDDLGTSVPIGTYYGTRSQTLILVSKDRSHITYVERIIHDCDLDAQQFDSHRTKTENRYDFDLQR
- a CDS encoding uncharacterized protein (ancestral locus Anc_3.486), encoding MRDTRSTRSGGTSNSFDDISSISSVDSYQPEAFTGQDVQSFEHKSLASEGATTLGRRASNAIEKVVTHNALQGRAETADSLKKEGLNLKSKAIPDINDPISAGAAATQFPEEYRIETQTGLVKLKTLTELSRNDTRASVGSSGKLSKKSSGRKTSDYEENQVGGDGKSQGQAYLNAHNLQQAIEKNKQAIQKYQKHKHEKGLKGFLHRLFD